In one Nocardioides sp. NBC_00368 genomic region, the following are encoded:
- a CDS encoding IS1634 family transposase: MAFIRRVRTGSGATAVQIAEYAGGRQRIVKHLGSAHTDAELGLLLEQARSLLADPGQDALDLDVAPTPRVAELVSEPVAQGVLDPVPRPVRARRDEPGRVVSTDSRLLHETLATVFDSLGFNILDDPVFRDLVIARIVEPTSLLDTGRVLKDLGRTPASYATMKRTLSRAHAKTKPATTGGAKKGSSYRDQIATACFAHAATRGDISLILYDVTTLYFEAEKEDELRKVGYSKERRVDPQIVVGLLVDRRGFPLEIGCFEGNKAETLTLIPIVKQFQTRHGLADIVIVADAGMLAATNLRDLDEADLRFIVGSRVTKAPNDLESHFRWHGDAFTDAQVIDTITPRTGHKIENDPKQKAEPVWDPEHHPGSWRAVWAYSTKRAVRDNRTLTLQENKAKAVVAGEKAARTPRFVKTRNGAAELDEASLARARRLVGLKGYVTNIPATVMPAGEVIASYHALWQVEQSFRMSKTDLRARPMFHHTRDAIEAHLTIVFTALAVSREVQARTGLAIRNVVRQLRPLRSATIAINGTQQTFAPIIPEPQQAILDALEHA, from the coding sequence GTGGCGTTCATTCGGCGGGTGAGGACCGGGTCGGGTGCCACCGCGGTCCAGATCGCTGAATACGCCGGCGGGCGTCAGCGGATCGTGAAGCACCTTGGTTCGGCGCACACTGATGCCGAGCTCGGGCTCCTGCTTGAACAGGCACGCAGCCTGCTGGCCGATCCCGGACAGGACGCTCTCGACCTGGATGTCGCGCCCACGCCGCGGGTCGCGGAACTCGTGTCCGAACCGGTTGCACAGGGCGTCCTCGACCCGGTTCCACGGCCGGTGAGGGCGCGGCGTGATGAACCCGGTCGGGTCGTGAGCACTGACTCCCGACTCCTGCACGAGACCCTCGCGACGGTCTTCGACAGTTTGGGGTTCAACATCCTCGACGATCCGGTCTTCCGCGACCTGGTGATCGCCCGGATCGTAGAGCCGACCTCACTGCTTGACACCGGGCGCGTGTTGAAGGACCTGGGCCGAACCCCAGCCAGCTACGCGACGATGAAGCGCACCCTGAGCCGCGCACACGCCAAGACCAAGCCCGCGACGACGGGCGGCGCGAAGAAGGGCAGCAGCTACCGCGACCAGATCGCGACCGCCTGCTTCGCTCACGCCGCCACCCGCGGCGACATCAGCCTGATCCTCTACGACGTCACCACTCTTTACTTCGAGGCAGAGAAGGAAGACGAACTGCGCAAGGTCGGCTACTCCAAGGAACGCCGCGTCGACCCCCAGATCGTCGTGGGCCTGCTGGTCGACCGACGCGGGTTCCCGCTCGAGATCGGCTGCTTCGAGGGCAACAAGGCCGAGACGCTCACGCTGATCCCGATCGTGAAGCAGTTCCAGACCCGGCACGGGCTGGCTGACATCGTGATCGTCGCCGACGCCGGGATGCTGGCAGCCACGAATCTGCGCGACCTGGACGAGGCTGACCTGCGGTTCATCGTGGGATCGCGAGTGACCAAGGCACCCAACGATCTGGAGTCCCACTTCCGCTGGCACGGCGACGCCTTCACCGACGCCCAAGTCATCGACACCATCACCCCACGCACCGGGCACAAGATCGAGAACGACCCGAAGCAGAAGGCCGAACCGGTCTGGGACCCCGAGCACCATCCCGGCTCGTGGCGAGCGGTGTGGGCCTACTCGACCAAGCGCGCAGTGCGCGACAACCGGACGCTGACCCTGCAGGAGAACAAGGCCAAAGCCGTCGTCGCGGGCGAGAAGGCCGCCCGCACGCCCCGGTTCGTCAAGACCCGCAACGGCGCTGCCGAGCTTGACGAGGCATCGCTGGCCCGAGCCCGGCGACTGGTCGGGCTGAAGGGCTACGTCACCAACATCCCCGCCACGGTGATGCCCGCCGGCGAGGTCATCGCCAGCTACCACGCCCTATGGCAGGTCGAGCAGTCCTTCCGGATGTCCAAGACCGACCTCCGCGCCCGGCCGATGTTCCACCACACCCGCGACGCGATCGAGGCCCACCTCACCATCGTGTTCACCGCGCTCGCGGTCAGCCGCGAGGTCCAAGCCCGGACCGGGCTCGCCATCCGCAACGTCGTTCGCCAACTACGGCCACTGCGGTCCGCGACCATCGCGATCAACGGCACCCAGCAGACCTTCGCCCCCATCATCCCCGAACCACAGCAAGCCATCCTCGACGCGCTCGAGCACGCCTAA
- a CDS encoding TetR/AcrR family transcriptional regulator, protein MSTSAPAGITRPGRPRVIPRAASAAGPRDEILHVAADLFVNRGFAATSTRDIAEKVGIRQASLYYHFAGKPGILAELLELSVRPSLEKVERIEVACPADVPEAALYVLALIDVETLATVPHNLGKLCRMPDVRSSEVFAEFQPALQELTAAYGRLGADIVSRPVAATVSVDQLGGLLVQAVEVVIRIRSRRVEVTSAHARAIAATCLRICGVPEARIARTTVTADDLLLRFAEERPA, encoded by the coding sequence ATGAGCACGTCTGCGCCTGCAGGTATCACCCGACCCGGCCGGCCTCGGGTGATCCCGCGGGCGGCGAGCGCGGCAGGTCCTCGCGATGAGATCCTCCATGTGGCGGCGGATCTCTTCGTCAACCGTGGGTTCGCGGCGACCTCGACGCGGGACATCGCGGAGAAGGTGGGGATCAGGCAGGCGTCGCTGTACTACCACTTCGCGGGCAAGCCGGGCATCCTCGCCGAGCTCCTGGAGCTTTCGGTGCGACCGAGCCTCGAGAAGGTCGAGAGGATCGAGGTGGCGTGTCCGGCTGACGTGCCGGAGGCGGCGCTCTATGTGTTGGCCCTGATTGACGTGGAGACGCTCGCGACCGTGCCGCACAACCTCGGCAAGCTCTGCCGGATGCCCGATGTCAGGAGCAGCGAGGTCTTCGCGGAGTTCCAGCCTGCGCTGCAGGAGTTGACTGCTGCGTACGGTCGGTTGGGTGCAGACATCGTCAGTCGCCCTGTCGCCGCCACAGTAAGCGTGGACCAGCTGGGTGGGTTGCTGGTCCAGGCGGTCGAGGTCGTGATCCGGATCCGCTCGCGCCGCGTCGAGGTCACCTCTGCGCACGCGCGAGCGATCGCGGCGACGTGTCTTCGGATCTGTGGCGTGCCCGAGGCGAGGATCGCTCGCACGACGGTTACGGCAGACGACCTCTTGCTGCGGTTCGCCGAGGAGCGGCCGGCGTAG